The proteins below are encoded in one region of Methanosarcina barkeri 3:
- the fpoN gene encoding F(420)H(2) dehydrogenase subunit N, with protein sequence MENLMFLAPEIAVAATGLIILFIGVFMSPRTKNVLGYLATLGVLAALVLTVRSFGTEATMFSGTVSIDALSQFFKLVFLTVSLIVSLASIKYTENSDHTEEFYTLVLFATLGMMVVASSNDFILLFCAFELASFATYALAGFEKQNSGSLEGAMKYFVIGAVSSALMLFGISFVYGATGTTSIPMIAGNVSLLAESPIGIVAVVLLIAGFGFKMALVPFHMWAPDAYQGSPSVVSSLLSAGSKKMGFVAAFRVFILALAALQPDWQFAFTILAVVTMTFGNVVAVSQTSVKRMLAYSSLAQAGYIAMAFAVMTPMALTGGIFYTLAHAFMKGGAFIAAAAVVWMITTQRTGDLQVPDHLDNFRGLGKRMPLAALCMTVFVFALAGIPLTSGFMAKVVLFSSAIQAGMAWLAVIAILNSALSLFYYARLVRYMYFLPPEGKKIGLPFPYAAALLLATAGVLVMGLWPEPFLQWAMEAAKVLI encoded by the coding sequence ATGGAAAATTTAATGTTTCTTGCACCAGAAATCGCAGTTGCTGCAACAGGTCTGATAATACTTTTTATAGGGGTTTTCATGTCCCCTCGGACCAAGAATGTGCTGGGTTACCTGGCAACCCTGGGAGTACTTGCAGCTCTGGTCCTGACAGTCCGGAGTTTCGGGACCGAAGCTACAATGTTTTCCGGCACTGTCAGCATTGATGCTCTTTCCCAGTTCTTCAAACTGGTCTTCCTTACAGTTTCCCTGATCGTTTCGCTTGCTTCAATCAAGTATACTGAAAACAGTGACCATACCGAAGAGTTCTATACCCTGGTACTTTTCGCAACCCTCGGGATGATGGTTGTTGCTTCCTCAAATGACTTTATCCTGCTCTTCTGTGCTTTTGAGCTGGCAAGTTTTGCTACCTACGCCCTTGCAGGCTTTGAGAAACAGAACTCAGGGTCCCTTGAAGGAGCCATGAAGTACTTCGTAATAGGCGCAGTTTCTTCAGCGCTTATGCTCTTTGGGATCTCTTTTGTCTATGGGGCAACAGGCACTACCAGCATTCCAATGATTGCTGGAAACGTCTCTCTCCTGGCAGAAAGCCCTATCGGAATAGTTGCCGTTGTACTGCTCATTGCAGGCTTTGGCTTCAAGATGGCTCTTGTACCTTTCCATATGTGGGCTCCCGATGCCTATCAGGGTTCCCCTTCAGTTGTATCTTCCCTTCTTTCGGCAGGGTCAAAGAAAATGGGTTTTGTGGCAGCTTTCAGGGTTTTCATCCTGGCTCTTGCAGCCCTCCAGCCTGACTGGCAGTTCGCTTTTACAATTCTTGCAGTCGTAACCATGACCTTCGGAAATGTGGTTGCAGTGTCTCAGACAAGCGTAAAACGCATGCTAGCCTACTCTTCACTGGCCCAGGCAGGATATATTGCAATGGCTTTTGCGGTAATGACCCCAATGGCTCTTACAGGTGGAATCTTCTATACCCTTGCCCACGCCTTTATGAAAGGAGGAGCCTTTATTGCAGCAGCTGCAGTTGTCTGGATGATAACTACTCAAAGAACAGGAGACCTGCAGGTTCCCGACCACCTGGACAACTTCAGGGGCCTTGGAAAGAGAATGCCTCTGGCAGCCCTTTGCATGACGGTTTTCGTCTTTGCCCTTGCAGGGATCCCCCTTACTTCCGGTTTCATGGCCAAGGTCGTGCTCTTTTCTTCAGCCATTCAGGCAGGCATGGCATGGCTTGCGGTAATTGCAATTCTGAACAGCGCCCTTTCACTGTTCTACTATGCAAGGCTTGTAAGGTACATGTACTTCCTTCCCCCCGAAGGCAAAAAAATCGGCTTGCCTTTCCCATATGCAGCGGCTCTCCTGCTTGCAACTGCAGGCGTGCTTGTAATGGGACTCTGGCCTGAACCTTTCTTGCAGTGGGCAATGGAAGCAGCAAAGGTACTGATCTAA
- a CDS encoding nitrous oxide reductase family maturation protein NosD, which produces MVTAAASTIIVDSSGNENYTSIQQAVNNSVDGDTIFVSKGVYVENVDVDKKLAIISKSGNPEDTIVQALNPGDHIFHVTANNVTIKGFSLKNSSSGSGIYLDNVQYNTIANNHLRANGIGIYLWNAAKNNILINNTASDNIWSGIRLSPDDSELANNNTLINNTMVNNKYNFEIYTGYENASMQNNIDTTNTVNGKPIYYLVNVSNVTLNSASNAGAIYCINCQNMSIKDQFLQNNSQSIALFNTSDSRFDSNILSNNAVGILLFNSDNNTGLNNIVVNNIIGIGIVKSTDNYLSNNVANSNIVGFDVHESTNTELNNNTANFNKDNGITLSSSIQNKVNGNIANHNGDGIKLFNCSNSLLNNNIANSNEYAGIDLGSSKDNILTDNIANSNKKYGFELAGSDNNTLRDNIGNSDMDHLPDDSPNRTSKNETKDQGIENKSFIDSTISLILSWIYPNNSPDNESNNSISNFLDNISDDSINVYVHTGDSIQQAINNSSSGDIIAVDPGLYKENLVVNKSLIIISKPGETTETMIQAADPEKDIFYVAADNVTISGFNVTGTNKSGIYYTGSDGIIAGNELVSDKYGIYLEKAENITIENNNASQNGCGIYLKDSSRNKLVNNEVNYNWFQWGKYRNGVLLKNSNNNKLTNNNISRNWDGIRLENSSNNELSTNAIIDDYFCISLRDSNNNKLLDNTVKSIGYSFEITLAKSHNNTLQGNSAGFMAEIRVSSGLESTNNTLEGKQHIRR; this is translated from the coding sequence ATGGTTACTGCTGCAGCGAGTACTATTATTGTTGATAGCAGTGGAAATGAAAACTATACCTCTATACAGCAAGCTGTAAACAATTCTGTCGATGGAGATACAATATTCGTAAGTAAAGGAGTTTACGTAGAAAACGTAGACGTAGATAAGAAGTTAGCAATAATCTCAAAGTCGGGAAATCCGGAAGATACAATCGTTCAAGCTCTTAATCCAGGTGATCACATCTTTCACGTAACTGCGAATAACGTGACCATCAAAGGGTTTAGTTTGAAAAATTCCAGCTCAGGAAGTGGAATTTATCTGGACAATGTGCAGTATAACACTATTGCAAACAACCATTTACGGGCTAATGGGATAGGAATTTATCTCTGGAATGCTGCTAAAAACAATATACTGATCAATAACACCGCATCGGACAATATCTGGTCAGGAATCCGATTGTCTCCAGATGACAGTGAGCTTGCAAATAACAATACGCTTATTAATAACACAATGGTCAACAATAAATATAATTTTGAGATTTATACTGGGTATGAAAATGCTAGTATGCAGAACAATATCGATACCACCAATACTGTAAACGGAAAACCTATCTATTATCTTGTAAATGTTTCGAATGTTACTTTAAATTCTGCCTCAAATGCTGGGGCTATTTACTGTATCAACTGCCAGAATATGTCAATAAAAGATCAGTTTCTCCAAAATAACTCCCAGAGCATTGCTTTATTTAACACAAGCGATTCAAGGTTTGACAGCAACATCCTATCAAATAACGCCGTTGGAATCCTTCTGTTTAACTCAGATAATAACACCGGGTTGAATAATATTGTAGTTAATAATATTATTGGCATTGGAATAGTTAAATCCACTGATAATTATTTAAGTAACAACGTGGCAAATTCTAATATCGTTGGATTTGATGTTCATGAATCAACAAATACTGAATTAAATAACAATACAGCAAATTTTAATAAAGATAACGGCATAACTTTGAGTTCTTCTATACAAAATAAAGTAAATGGAAATATTGCAAATCACAATGGTGATGGAATTAAATTATTCAATTGTAGTAACAGTTTGCTAAACAATAATATTGCAAATTCAAACGAGTATGCAGGTATTGATCTAGGGAGCTCAAAAGATAACATTCTAACTGATAACATTGCAAATTCGAACAAGAAATATGGCTTTGAGCTTGCTGGCTCAGATAACAACACTTTGAGAGATAATATTGGGAATTCAGATATGGATCATTTACCAGATGATTCTCCTAATCGTACTTCTAAAAATGAGACTAAAGATCAGGGTATAGAAAACAAATCTTTCATTGATTCTACAATTTCCTTAATTTTATCCTGGATATATCCCAATAATTCTCCTGATAACGAGAGCAATAATTCGATAAGTAATTTTCTCGATAATATCAGTGATGATTCAATAAATGTCTACGTACACACAGGAGACTCGATCCAGCAGGCAATAAACAATTCGAGTTCCGGCGATATTATTGCTGTTGACCCGGGGTTATATAAGGAGAACCTTGTTGTGAACAAATCCCTTATCATAATTTCAAAGCCTGGAGAAACGACTGAAACTATGATTCAGGCTGCAGATCCGGAAAAGGACATCTTCTATGTAGCTGCCGACAATGTAACAATTAGCGGATTCAATGTGACAGGAACAAACAAGTCAGGCATATATTACACTGGATCGGATGGCATTATCGCTGGCAATGAACTGGTTTCTGACAAATACGGAATTTATCTGGAAAAAGCTGAAAACATTACAATTGAAAACAACAATGCATCTCAAAACGGGTGTGGAATTTACTTGAAAGACTCCAGCAGAAATAAACTGGTAAATAATGAAGTAAATTATAATTGGTTCCAGTGGGGAAAGTATAGAAACGGAGTTCTTCTCAAAAATTCAAATAACAATAAGCTAACAAATAACAATATATCAAGAAACTGGGATGGTATACGCCTCGAAAATTCTTCAAACAATGAACTGAGCACAAACGCAATTATAGATGACTATTTCTGTATTAGTCTTAGAGATTCAAATAATAATAAACTTCTTGACAATACCGTCAAATCAATTGGATATTCATTTGAAATCACACTGGCGAAATCTCATAACAATACTTTACAAGGTAATAGTGCAGGCTTTATGGCTGAAATTAGAGTATCGTCTGGCCTTGAGAGCACAAATAACACACTTGAAGGCAAGCAACATATTAGAAGATAA
- the fpoO gene encoding F420H2 dehydrogenase subunit FpoO, with the protein MGRILVRVFSLFHKLVYSNGAWKGLCETCLDSAQKTYLSINKDEISCRRNKCVLCGKKGRVYPVEVQIPDFSKGVVIKKVNVCTKCLDSINENYIRFKREQIMGSACEHGHEHVHEH; encoded by the coding sequence TTGGGTCGTATTCTTGTTAGAGTTTTCTCCCTCTTCCATAAATTAGTTTACTCAAACGGTGCCTGGAAAGGGCTCTGTGAGACCTGCCTCGATTCCGCCCAGAAAACCTATTTAAGCATCAATAAAGACGAAATCTCCTGCAGGAGAAACAAATGCGTTCTTTGCGGTAAAAAAGGCAGAGTTTACCCTGTGGAAGTCCAGATTCCCGATTTTTCAAAGGGGGTCGTAATAAAAAAGGTAAACGTCTGCACAAAGTGTCTGGATTCTATCAATGAGAATTATATAAGGTTCAAAAGGGAGCAGATTATGGGTTCGGCTTGTGAACATGGGCATGAGCACGTTCATGAGCATTGA
- a CDS encoding F420H2 dehydrogenase subunit FpoO, which yields MTDCDLCGKAIPAVIPVRVFRSRLKFAYPEGIWKGLCETCLDSAQKTYLSINKDELSCRRNKCVLCGKKGRVYPVEVQIPDFSKGVVIKKVNVCTKCLDSINETYIRFKREQIMGSACEHGHGYVHEH from the coding sequence ATGACAGATTGTGATCTTTGCGGAAAAGCAATCCCGGCCGTTATTCCTGTCCGGGTTTTTCGTTCCCGCCTCAAATTCGCCTATCCTGAGGGTATCTGGAAAGGGCTCTGTGAGACCTGCCTCGATTCTGCCCAGAAGACCTATCTAAGCATCAATAAAGACGAACTCTCCTGCAGGAGAAACAAATGCGTTCTGTGCGGTAAAAAAGGCAGGGTTTATCCTGTGGAAGTCCAGATTCCCGATTTCTCAAAGGGAGTCGTAATAAAAAAGGTAAACGTCTGCACAAAGTGTCTGGATTCGATCAATGAGACTTATATCAGGTTCAAAAGGGAGCAGATTATGGGTTCGGCTTGTGAACACGGGCATGGATACGTTCATGAACACTGA